AGGTCACCTTCGAGCAACTCGCCTCGAAGACCGGAGCGCCTGTTCGTAGAACGAGCGCCTAACCCAGAACCGGGTACACCACCCCGGTCAGCTCCTCGCTGACGGCCCACAGTCTGCCGCCCGCCTGCTCGTCCAAGGCCTGGGGTCTCGGCTGAACCACCTTCGGGTAGCCGCCCATCTCACCGAAGCCGCCCGGTCCGATGTACTCGCCGCCCTGCACCTCAGGCACTACCGCGGCGTACAGCGTAGGCAGGGCGCCTTTCGCGTCGTCCTGAAACATCAGGCTGCCAAACATCTTCATGAAGCGGCTCTTAAAGTCCGTCCCGTACTGCGCAATGCTTGTGACCGAAATTCCGGGATGCACCGCGACGCTCACCAGCCTGGTGCCCGTCTCACGCGCGCGCCGATCGAGCTCCCGCGCGAACAGAATATTCGCGAGCTTCGACATGTTGTACGCGTCCCACGGCGTGTAGCTCTTCTCGCCCTGCAGGTTGTCCCACTCCATCTTGCCGTTGCGGTGCGCCAGCGAGGCCACGGTGACCACGCGCGGCGCTGGCGCCGCGAGCAGCGACGGCATCAGCAGCCCGGTCAGCGCAAAATGCCCCAGGTGGTTCGTTCCGAATTGTCGCTCAAAGCCATCGGGCGTCTGCTCCCGCTTCGGCAGCGCCATAACGCCGGCATTGTTCACCAGCACATCCAGCCGGGCGCCACTTGCCGTGAACTCTCCGGCGAAGCCGCGGATCGAGGCCAGCGAAGCCATGTCGAGCGGCACGAGCTCCACCTGCGCCTGCGGCACCTCAGTAACGATCCGCGTGCGCGCGGCCTCACCCTTGCCGCGGTCCCGCACGCCCATCAGCACGTGGGCTCCATGCCGGGCCAGCTCCCGCGCCGCCTGGAAGCCGATCCCACTGTTGGCCCCGGTGATCAGGACCGTCTTGCCCGCCTGCGGCGTCATCGCCGCGGCCGTCCACCTTGCATTCGCCATCGTTCTGCCTCTCCTGAGCTGGCCGCTGAGCCCTCTGCCTCCATGCTAACAACCGATTTTTTGCCCCTCTCAGCCGCCCTCCAGCACACCTTCTTTGCTTCATCCCCCATCGAACATCGAGGACGTACCCGGAAAGCCCCGCATGGCTGTAAGATGAGGCTTTGCGTCGTGGGTTACAATCGGACGGCAAGGCCACCAAGCTGGAAGCTCACCGAGCGCGCCTTGGCGACGCGAAGAGCAAGATTTGTTGAAGGGGAAGGTTCTCTCATGAAATTTAGCGCACGAATGATTGCAGGTTTTGCGCTGCTACTTGTGCTCGGAAGCACCGTCGGTTGCAACAAGCTGCGCGCTCGTGACCAGCTGGTCAAAGGCATCCAGGCCTTCAAGGCCGGCCAGTATGAGCAGGCGATCGATCACTTTCAAAATTCCGTCGCCCTGGATCCGAACGATCCAACGACGCGGCTCTATCTGGCGACCGCTTACAGTTACCAGGTTGTGCCGAACCTCGATACCCCTGACAACCTGAAGATCGCTCAGAAGGCGATGGCCGGCTTCAATGACGTTCTGGCCAAGAACCCGAATGATGTCGACGCGCTGAAGCAGATCGCCTCCATTCAACGCAATATCAAGCAGTACGACCAGGCGAAGGCTACCTACGAGAAGATCCTCACGATCAATCCGAAGGATGCCGAAGCGCACTACACGATCGCCTGGATCGACTGGAACCTGGCCTACAAGAACGCTGTCCAGATCCTCGGCGAGCAGAACCTGCAGGATGACGGCAACGGCAACGTGAAGATGAACAAGGCCACCTGCGCGAAGATGAAGGCCGCCAACACCGACCTGGTGAACGAGGCGATGGCACAACTTCAGCAGGCCGTCGACAGCCGTTCGAACTACGACGATGCCATGCAGTATCTGAACCTCACCTACCGCCGCAAGGCCGACCTCGACTGCCCGAACGACGCCGCCCGTAAGGCCGACCTCGCGCAGGCAGACGAGTGGGTCCAAAAGGCCATGGGCGCCCGCAAGGCGAATGAAGCAGAAAAGGAAAAGAAAGAAGGCGGCGGCATCACCATGCAGAACAACCAGTAGTTCTCCGCCAACCCCCGACACAGAAGAGGCCTCCCCGCGATGGGAGGCCTTCTTCGTTTCAAAGTCCTGAAGAAATCTTTGAAAATATGACGCAGCGGCAAATCTGGCTTCATTCAGTCATCCGAGCCAAAGCTCAACGACGAAGTCGCCTCACCGCCAGCCGCAATCCGCTCCCCGACACTTTCGCCGCTACCGCGAATCGACAGACCAAACCCAATCCGCGTCGCATAAAGGAACCGCTGCGGCTCGCTCTCGTCCGGCCGTGGCAGATATCGGATCTCCGAAAAGCGCAGGTCCCAGCGCTGATGCTCGTCCGGTTCCTGCGTCAGCCGCCACACCTCGTTGAGAGGAGCGCGCAAAAGGATCTCAACATAGATACCGCGCTGCCGGGGCACCCGATGAGCCTAGCAGACCTCTATTAGCTGTCCAGCGCAAACCGCGCCCTGACCACATACTTCGACCCACCCGGCGAGAGCTGGCTCTCATACAGCAGAAACTCCACGGCCTCCCAACGCTCCCGCAGCCGTTGCTGTTCAACCGCACGGCGCAACCGCTCAATCGTCTTCCGCCCATCGCGATTCCTGCTTCGCCCCAGCGTAATGTGCGCCCGGTATGGCCGGTCCTCGACCTCCAGGCCAACGCGCCGCACCGCGCCCGCAACCTCCTCATACAGCCGCAGCAGCGGCGGCGTGACCTCCACCTCCGCATAAAGGATTCCCGCGCGCTCAAACACGCCCAGCCGTTCCATCTGCAGCGCGAGACGTGGGTGCCGCACACGCGCAAGGTCCTCAAGCAGCCGCGCGCGCCTCTCGTCGTCCACCTCGCCCAGGAACACAAGCGTCACATGCCATTGGTCAGGCGTCGACCACCGCAGCCCATCATCCTTCGCCCGCAGGCGCAGCGTGAGCCGCTCCAGAGCCACTCGGACGCCCTCGCTGACCGCCAGCCCGATAAACAATCGCATGCGCTCAGGCTACGCTTCCCCCCAGCACCCTCACAGCCTGCCAAGCGCCACGGTCGTCGCTCCCGCGGCCTTTGCCGCTCCTACCGCCATCGCGACCTCGCGATAGCTGACCTGCGAGCTCGCGCTCACATAAACCGCCCGCTCCGCTCGAGCACTTAGCGCCGCGAGCAGCACCGCGGTCAGATCCGCTCCGTCGACAGTCATCCCATCAACCTCGAACCTGGTTTTGCTTCCGGCGTTACCCGCCTCGTCCCCGAGCACACGCAGGCTCACCGGCGCCTGCATCCGCTGCGGAGACTTTGACTGGTCCGGGACGCGGCTCTCGAGCCCGCGCGGCATCACCGGCACGATAACCATGAAGATGATCAGCAACACCAGAAGCACATCAATTAGCGGCGTTACGTTGATCTCAGCCTGCTGCGAAGAATTCGAACCAGAGAAGGACATCTCGGCACCTCACACCCAAAGATAAGCAGCGCGGCGAGCACTCTTTCTCTACGTCACTACGAAAAACCACGGCTCGGCGAGAGCCTCTTTCTGCAGTCACTTCCCTGACTTAGACACCGCCGGGCCTCACAGGTTCCATGACAGCAGCGGCCTTCTCAAACGAAAACAGCGATGGCCCGAAGGCCATCGCTGCGTTGTTGTCCCGCCAGTAGCTCGGTTTAGTGTCCTGCCTCAACCTGCGGAGTGATGATGCCGATGTTCGTCACGTCAGCCTGGTGGCCGAAGCCGATCACCTGGGCGATGGTCCCGAAGTTCAGGTCCTTATCGCCCTTCACGAACATCACCTTCTCTGACCGCGTCGAGAAGATCTTCTGCAGCT
This genomic interval from Acidobacteriaceae bacterium contains the following:
- a CDS encoding oxidoreductase, whose amino-acid sequence is MANARWTAAAMTPQAGKTVLITGANSGIGFQAARELARHGAHVLMGVRDRGKGEAARTRIVTEVPQAQVELVPLDMASLASIRGFAGEFTASGARLDVLVNNAGVMALPKREQTPDGFERQFGTNHLGHFALTGLLMPSLLAAPAPRVVTVASLAHRNGKMEWDNLQGEKSYTPWDAYNMSKLANILFARELDRRARETGTRLVSVAVHPGISVTSIAQYGTDFKSRFMKMFGSLMFQDDAKGALPTLYAAVVPEVQGGEYIGPGGFGEMGGYPKVVQPRPQALDEQAGGRLWAVSEELTGVVYPVLG
- a CDS encoding tetratricopeptide repeat protein — translated: MKFSARMIAGFALLLVLGSTVGCNKLRARDQLVKGIQAFKAGQYEQAIDHFQNSVALDPNDPTTRLYLATAYSYQVVPNLDTPDNLKIAQKAMAGFNDVLAKNPNDVDALKQIASIQRNIKQYDQAKATYEKILTINPKDAEAHYTIAWIDWNLAYKNAVQILGEQNLQDDGNGNVKMNKATCAKMKAANTDLVNEAMAQLQQAVDSRSNYDDAMQYLNLTYRRKADLDCPNDAARKADLAQADEWVQKAMGARKANEAEKEKKEGGGITMQNNQ
- the thpR gene encoding RNA 2',3'-cyclic phosphodiesterase; protein product: MRLFIGLAVSEGVRVALERLTLRLRAKDDGLRWSTPDQWHVTLVFLGEVDDERRARLLEDLARVRHPRLALQMERLGVFERAGILYAEVEVTPPLLRLYEEVAGAVRRVGLEVEDRPYRAHITLGRSRNRDGRKTIERLRRAVEQQRLRERWEAVEFLLYESQLSPGGSKYVVRARFALDS
- a CDS encoding biopolymer transporter ExbD, whose protein sequence is MSFSGSNSSQQAEINVTPLIDVLLVLLIIFMVIVPVMPRGLESRVPDQSKSPQRMQAPVSLRVLGDEAGNAGSKTRFEVDGMTVDGADLTAVLLAALSARAERAVYVSASSQVSYREVAMAVGAAKAAGATTVALGRL